A portion of the Mycobacterium paraseoulense genome contains these proteins:
- a CDS encoding MspA family porin — MSVISAPPAAADPDAENVAATAGPPDDALVPSSDPVTFTTPEGWTLTLAAKDESQVPIAPLTTAVSSREYLARGTFFGSLDGLEQPRGLLEVGYEIGCGIDMSTSNGVTIAGSAGVSPGLGLAGLAAGAPVLVPLVTTPLNGVVTVGLKPGVVLVVPVARKDFKGPNPRVIVTGFHVKIDGCVGQSFIRSYATLTQMTDESDVVLSYVGVTKSV; from the coding sequence ATGTCGGTGATCTCGGCGCCTCCGGCGGCCGCCGATCCCGACGCTGAAAACGTCGCGGCCACCGCGGGGCCCCCGGACGACGCGCTGGTGCCGTCGTCGGACCCGGTGACCTTCACGACGCCCGAAGGCTGGACATTGACCCTCGCGGCCAAGGACGAGTCGCAAGTCCCCATAGCGCCGTTGACCACCGCGGTCTCGTCCCGTGAATACCTCGCCCGGGGAACGTTCTTCGGTTCGCTGGACGGGCTCGAACAGCCTCGCGGCCTCCTCGAGGTGGGTTACGAGATCGGCTGCGGAATCGACATGAGCACGTCCAACGGCGTCACCATCGCCGGCAGCGCCGGCGTCAGCCCGGGCCTTGGACTCGCGGGCCTGGCGGCCGGTGCGCCCGTACTCGTGCCCTTGGTCACTACGCCGCTGAACGGCGTGGTCACCGTGGGCCTCAAGCCCGGCGTCGTACTCGTCGTACCGGTGGCCAGGAAAGACTTCAAGGGCCCGAATCCGCGGGTCATCGTCACCGGCTTCCACGTCAAAATCGACGGGTGCGTGGGGCAGTCGTTCATCCGGTCCTATGCGACGCTGACGCAAATGACCGACGAATCCGACGTGGTGTTGTCCTACGTCGGCGTCACCAAGTCCGTCTGA
- a CDS encoding acyl-CoA synthetase: MDLNLSIVTRPVERLIATAQNGLEVVRLGGLETGSVPSPSQIVESVTMYKLRRYFPPDSRPDKPPVGPPVLMVHPMMMSADMWDVTREDGAVGILHASGLDPWVIDFGEPDKVEGGMRRTLADHIVALSQAIDTVKDVTGSDIHLVGYSQGGMWCYQVAAYRRSKSLASIVTFGSPVDTLAALPMGIPANFAAPAASFMADHVFSRLAIPSWMARTGFQMLDPLKTAKARVDFVRQLHDREALLPREQQRRFLEREGWIAWSGPAISELLKQFIAHNRMMTGGFAVNGQMVTLTDITCPVLAFVGEVDDIGQPASVRGIRRAAPDAEVYEKLIRTGHFGLVVGSKAAQQSWPTVAEWVKWLSTGGDKPDGIDLMADQPEKHTDSGVALSSRLAHGIGEVSEAALGVVRGAANTVVAANKSMRTLAVETARTLPRLVRLGQINDHTRISLGRIIDEQAHDAPQGEFLLFDGRVHTYEAVNRRINNVVRGLIEVGVRQGDRVGVLMETRPSALVAIAALSRLGAVAVVMRPDSDLAASVRLGGVTELLTDPANLAAVLASDRQGLRQVLVLGGGEARDLHLPDDSDVIDMERIDPDAVELPGWYRPNPGLARDLAFVAFSAAGGELVAKQITNYRWAVSAFGTASTAALDRRDTVYCLTPLHHESALLVSLGGAVVGGTRIALSRGLDRDRFVQEVRQYGVTVVSYTWAMLREIVDDPAFVLHGNHPVRLFIGSGMPTGLWARVVDAFAPAHVVEFFATTDGQAVLANVSGAKIGSKGRPLPGAGRIELAAYDVEQDLILENDRGFVQIAEPKQVGVLLAVSNGPIDPTASVKRGVFAAGDTWISTEYLFYRDDDGDYWLAGRRGSVVHTARGPVFDEPVNNVLGCVNGVDLAVTYNVPVGDRQVAVSAVTLLPGASVTAADLTDAVAKIPIGVGPDIVQVCPEMTLSATYRPTVSALRAAGIPKPGRQVWYFDTEGNFFRKLTPSVRSELSGRADG; the protein is encoded by the coding sequence GTGGATCTCAACTTGTCGATCGTCACGCGACCGGTGGAGCGCCTGATAGCTACGGCGCAGAACGGGCTGGAAGTCGTCCGGCTGGGGGGCCTGGAAACGGGTAGCGTCCCATCGCCGTCGCAAATCGTCGAGAGCGTGACGATGTACAAGCTCCGGCGTTATTTCCCGCCCGACAGCCGACCGGACAAGCCGCCGGTGGGCCCCCCGGTGCTGATGGTGCACCCGATGATGATGTCGGCCGACATGTGGGACGTCACCCGCGAGGACGGTGCGGTCGGCATCCTGCACGCCAGCGGGCTCGACCCGTGGGTCATCGACTTCGGCGAACCCGACAAGGTCGAAGGCGGCATGCGACGCACCCTGGCCGACCACATCGTCGCGCTCAGCCAGGCCATCGACACCGTCAAGGACGTCACGGGCAGCGACATCCACCTGGTCGGATATTCCCAAGGCGGCATGTGGTGCTACCAGGTCGCCGCCTACCGGCGGTCGAAGAGCCTGGCCAGCATCGTCACCTTCGGGTCGCCCGTCGACACCCTGGCCGCCTTGCCGATGGGCATCCCGGCAAACTTCGCCGCGCCCGCCGCCAGCTTCATGGCCGACCACGTCTTCAGCCGGCTGGCCATCCCCAGCTGGATGGCGCGCACCGGATTTCAGATGCTCGACCCCCTCAAGACCGCCAAGGCGCGCGTCGACTTCGTCCGCCAGCTGCACGACCGGGAGGCGCTGCTCCCGCGCGAACAGCAGCGCCGATTCCTCGAACGCGAAGGCTGGATCGCCTGGTCCGGGCCGGCGATCTCCGAACTGCTCAAGCAGTTCATCGCCCACAACCGGATGATGACCGGCGGCTTCGCCGTCAACGGGCAGATGGTCACGCTCACCGACATCACCTGCCCGGTGCTGGCCTTCGTCGGCGAGGTGGACGATATCGGGCAGCCGGCGTCGGTGCGCGGCATCCGGCGGGCGGCGCCCGACGCCGAGGTCTACGAAAAGCTCATCCGCACAGGGCATTTCGGCTTGGTCGTGGGATCCAAAGCGGCGCAGCAGAGCTGGCCGACCGTCGCCGAATGGGTGAAATGGCTCTCCACCGGCGGCGACAAACCGGACGGCATCGACCTGATGGCCGACCAGCCCGAGAAGCACACCGACAGCGGCGTCGCGCTCAGTTCCCGGCTCGCGCACGGCATCGGCGAGGTCTCCGAGGCGGCGCTGGGCGTGGTCCGCGGCGCGGCCAACACGGTGGTCGCGGCCAACAAGTCGATGCGCACCCTGGCGGTCGAGACGGCACGTACGCTGCCCCGCCTGGTCCGGCTGGGCCAGATCAACGACCACACCCGCATCTCGTTGGGCCGCATCATCGACGAACAGGCGCACGACGCCCCGCAGGGCGAATTCCTGCTGTTCGACGGGCGCGTGCACACCTACGAGGCCGTCAACCGGCGCATCAACAACGTCGTCCGTGGCCTGATCGAGGTCGGGGTGCGGCAAGGCGACCGGGTCGGCGTCCTGATGGAGACGCGGCCCAGCGCGCTGGTCGCCATCGCAGCGCTGTCGCGGCTCGGCGCCGTCGCCGTCGTGATGCGACCGGACTCCGACCTGGCGGCGTCGGTCCGGCTCGGCGGAGTGACGGAGCTGCTGACCGACCCCGCCAACCTGGCGGCGGTGCTGGCGTCGGACCGACAGGGGCTGCGCCAGGTGCTGGTGCTCGGTGGTGGCGAGGCGCGGGATCTGCACCTGCCCGACGACAGCGACGTCATCGACATGGAACGGATCGACCCGGACGCCGTGGAGCTGCCCGGCTGGTATCGGCCCAACCCGGGGCTGGCCCGGGACCTGGCGTTCGTCGCGTTCAGCGCGGCCGGCGGCGAGCTGGTGGCCAAGCAGATCACCAACTACCGCTGGGCGGTATCGGCCTTCGGGACCGCATCGACGGCCGCCCTGGACCGCCGGGACACCGTGTACTGCCTGACGCCGTTGCACCACGAGTCGGCGCTGTTGGTGAGCCTGGGCGGCGCGGTGGTCGGCGGCACGCGCATCGCGCTCTCCCGCGGCCTGGACCGCGACCGGTTCGTTCAAGAGGTGCGGCAGTACGGCGTCACGGTCGTCTCCTACACCTGGGCCATGCTCCGCGAGATCGTCGACGATCCCGCGTTCGTGCTGCACGGCAACCACCCGGTGCGGCTGTTCATCGGTTCCGGTATGCCGACGGGCCTGTGGGCCCGGGTCGTCGACGCGTTCGCGCCGGCTCATGTCGTCGAGTTCTTCGCGACCACCGACGGGCAAGCGGTGCTGGCCAACGTGTCCGGCGCCAAGATCGGCAGCAAGGGCCGTCCGCTGCCCGGCGCCGGGCGCATCGAGCTGGCCGCCTACGACGTCGAGCAGGACCTGATCCTCGAGAACGACCGTGGGTTCGTCCAAATCGCCGAGCCCAAACAGGTCGGGGTGCTGCTCGCGGTGTCCAACGGCCCGATCGACCCGACGGCGTCGGTCAAACGCGGAGTGTTCGCCGCCGGCGACACCTGGATCTCGACCGAGTATCTGTTCTACCGCGACGACGACGGCGACTACTGGCTGGCGGGCAGGCGCGGCTCGGTGGTCCACACCGCGCGCGGTCCCGTGTTCGACGAGCCGGTCAACAACGTGCTCGGCTGCGTCAACGGCGTCGACCTCGCGGTGACCTACAACGTGCCCGTCGGTGACCGCCAGGTCGCCGTCTCGGCGGTGACGCTGCTGCCGGGGGCCAGCGTCACCGCGGCCGACCTGACCGATGCCGTGGCCAAGATTCCCATCGGCGTCGGTCCCGACATCGTTCAGGTATGCCCGGAGATGACACTGAGCGCGACCTACCGCCCGACCGTCAGTGCCCTGCGCGCGGCGGGAATTCCCAAGCCGGGCCGCCAGGTGTGGTACTTCGACACCGAGGGCAACTTCTTCCGCAAGCTGACCCCGAGCGTGCGGTCCGAGCTGAGCGGGCGCGCCGATGGTTGA
- a CDS encoding Trm112 family protein: protein MVDDALLAILVCPADRGPLLLVDDELLYNPRLRRAYRIEDGIPVLLVDEARDVDDDEHARLMARARPADPR, encoded by the coding sequence ATGGTTGACGATGCGCTGCTCGCCATCCTGGTCTGCCCGGCCGACCGGGGCCCGTTGCTGCTGGTGGATGACGAGCTGCTGTACAACCCGCGGCTGCGGCGCGCCTACCGCATCGAGGACGGCATCCCGGTGCTGCTCGTCGACGAGGCCCGCGACGTCGACGACGACGAGCACGCCCGGCTCATGGCACGAGCCCGGCCGGCAGATCCCCGGTGA
- a CDS encoding TetR/AcrR family transcriptional regulator has translation MTDTRTGRRRPGRPAGSSDTRNRILASARELFATNGIGNTSIRAVAAAAGVDSALVHHYFGTKEKLFAAAVHIPIDPMDIIGPLRDVPIEEIGYRLPSMLLPLWDSDLGTGFIATLRSILAGSEVNLFRTFIEDVIAVEVGPRVDNPPGSGVIRVQFVASQLVGVVMARYILALEPFASLPAQQVAQTIAPNLQRYLTGDLPAGLVP, from the coding sequence GTGACGGACACCAGGACCGGGCGCAGGCGGCCCGGGCGGCCCGCCGGAAGCTCCGACACCCGCAACCGCATTCTTGCCAGCGCCCGGGAACTGTTCGCCACCAACGGAATTGGCAATACGTCCATCCGCGCGGTGGCGGCGGCCGCGGGCGTCGATTCGGCGCTGGTGCATCACTACTTCGGCACCAAGGAGAAACTGTTCGCCGCGGCCGTCCACATTCCGATCGATCCGATGGACATCATCGGCCCGCTGCGCGACGTGCCGATCGAGGAGATCGGTTACCGGCTGCCTTCGATGTTGTTGCCGCTGTGGGATTCCGACCTGGGCACGGGCTTCATCGCCACGCTGCGGTCCATCCTGGCCGGCTCGGAGGTCAATCTGTTCCGCACGTTCATCGAGGACGTGATCGCGGTGGAAGTCGGCCCGCGAGTTGACAATCCGCCGGGAAGCGGGGTCATCCGCGTTCAGTTCGTCGCGTCGCAGCTGGTCGGCGTGGTGATGGCGCGCTACATCCTGGCGCTGGAGCCGTTCGCGTCACTGCCGGCCCAGCAGGTCGCGCAGACCATAGCGCCGAACCTGCAGCGCTACCTCACCGGGGATCTGCCGGCCGGGCTCGTGCCATGA
- a CDS encoding ABC transporter permease, whose amino-acid sequence MHVTGGRVSVHHQAQHHAPGRLGLKGYTATTTRILRQLAADHRSVAMILFVPILVITLMYYMLPNEPHRPGMPSPFNNACLILLGLFPLFVMFIITAITMQRERASGTLERILTTPLRRFDLLMAYGTAFSTAAAAQATLACIVSFWLLGFDTAGSPAWVFVIAIVNAVLGVGLGLLCSAFARTEFQAVQFIPLVMVPQLLLAGIIVPRALMAHWLQWVSNVMPASYALEALQQVGMHPQLTYVAVRDIVVVLGFALASLCLAAATLRRRTP is encoded by the coding sequence ATGCACGTCACTGGAGGACGCGTTTCTGTCCATCATCAAGCGCAGCATCATGCGCCAGGCCGGTTAGGCCTCAAGGGATATACCGCCACCACGACGCGCATCCTGCGCCAACTGGCGGCCGACCACCGCAGCGTCGCCATGATCCTGTTCGTGCCGATCTTGGTGATCACGTTGATGTACTACATGCTCCCGAACGAGCCGCACCGGCCGGGCATGCCCTCGCCGTTCAACAACGCCTGCCTGATCCTGCTCGGGCTTTTCCCGCTGTTCGTGATGTTCATCATCACGGCGATCACCATGCAGCGGGAACGGGCCTCCGGCACGCTGGAGCGCATTCTGACCACTCCCCTGCGGCGGTTCGATCTGCTGATGGCCTACGGCACCGCCTTCTCGACGGCCGCCGCGGCACAGGCCACCCTGGCGTGCATCGTGTCGTTCTGGCTGCTCGGTTTCGACACCGCGGGCAGCCCGGCGTGGGTGTTCGTGATCGCGATCGTCAACGCCGTCCTCGGCGTGGGCCTGGGCCTGCTGTGTAGTGCCTTCGCCCGCACCGAGTTCCAGGCCGTGCAGTTCATCCCGCTGGTGATGGTGCCGCAGCTGTTGCTGGCCGGCATCATCGTGCCCCGGGCCCTGATGGCGCACTGGCTGCAGTGGGTCAGCAACGTTATGCCGGCCAGCTACGCACTGGAGGCGCTGCAACAGGTGGGTATGCACCCGCAGCTGACCTACGTCGCGGTGCGCGACATCGTCGTCGTGCTGGGTTTCGCGCTCGCGTCGCTGTGCCTGGCCGCCGCGACGCTGCGGCGACGGACGCCTTAA
- a CDS encoding ABC transporter ATP-binding protein, with amino-acid sequence MMTSSRDELITEPAVRIDHLRVIRGKRPALHDFSVQIARGSITGLLGPSGCGKTTLMRCIVGTQIVNSGSVAVLGHPAGSAPLHRRVGYLPQDPTIYNDLRVVDNVRYFASLYGFDRQAAEAAIERVGLADHRTAFCGNLSGGQRTRVSLACALVCRPALLVLDEPTVGLDPVLRADLWEQFTDLASGGTTLLVSSHVMDEADHCGDLLLMRDGHLLAHTTPSRLREDTGCTSLEDAFLSIIKRSIMRQAG; translated from the coding sequence ATGATGACTTCATCGCGTGATGAATTAATCACCGAGCCCGCCGTCCGCATCGATCACCTGCGGGTGATCCGCGGCAAGCGGCCCGCCCTGCACGACTTCTCGGTGCAGATCGCACGCGGCAGCATCACCGGCCTGCTCGGCCCGTCCGGCTGCGGCAAGACCACCCTGATGCGGTGCATCGTCGGCACTCAGATCGTGAACTCGGGATCCGTCGCCGTGCTCGGCCACCCGGCCGGGTCGGCGCCGCTGCACCGCCGGGTCGGCTACCTGCCGCAGGACCCGACCATCTACAACGACCTGCGCGTCGTCGACAACGTCCGGTACTTCGCCTCGCTCTACGGTTTCGACCGCCAGGCCGCCGAAGCCGCGATCGAACGGGTCGGGCTGGCCGATCACCGAACCGCCTTCTGCGGCAACCTTTCCGGCGGTCAGCGCACCCGGGTGTCGCTGGCGTGCGCGCTGGTCTGCCGGCCCGCGCTGCTCGTGCTCGACGAGCCGACGGTGGGCCTGGACCCCGTCCTGCGCGCGGACCTGTGGGAGCAGTTCACCGATCTCGCCAGCGGCGGAACCACGCTGCTGGTGTCCAGCCACGTCATGGACGAGGCCGACCACTGCGGTGACCTGCTGCTGATGCGCGACGGCCATCTGCTCGCGCACACCACCCCGAGCCGACTACGAGAGGACACCGGATGCACGTCACTGGAGGACGCGTTTCTGTCCATCATCAAGCGCAGCATCATGCGCCAGGCCGGTTAG
- a CDS encoding ammonium transporter, translating into MHPIDPAATAWLLASTALVLLMTPGLAIFYGGMVRTTGVLNMIMMSFISIPLVTVAWLLLGYTIAFSEDGARGFLGNLRHVGMLGITPDTAHGAVPELLYATFQVTFAIITAALVSGAIADRAKFAAWMVFVPVWTVVVYSVVAHWVWGPGGWLAKLGVLDYAGGLVVEIVSGSSALALALVLGPRIGFKKDAMRPHNLPLVLLGVGLLWFGWFGFNAGSALAANGTAAAIFLNTLVAGCLGMLGWLSVEQIRDGRPTTFGAASGVVAGLVAITPSCGTVNTLGAAVVGLAAGIVCSFAVSAKFRFNYDDSLDVVGVHFVGGVVGVSLIGLFATAVMTSGPRGVFYGGGFAQLGKQALAIVVVALYAFTVSFVLAKVIDRVIGFRVTAEDETTGVDLTQHAETAYAEGVHGHLPQSRPGSSTR; encoded by the coding sequence ATGCATCCGATCGACCCCGCCGCGACCGCGTGGCTGCTGGCCAGCACCGCGCTGGTGCTGCTGATGACCCCCGGTCTGGCCATCTTCTACGGCGGCATGGTCCGCACCACCGGGGTGCTCAACATGATCATGATGAGCTTCATCTCCATCCCGCTGGTCACGGTGGCGTGGCTGCTGCTCGGCTACACCATCGCGTTCTCCGAGGACGGCGCCCGCGGGTTCCTCGGCAACCTCAGGCATGTCGGGATGCTGGGCATCACCCCCGACACCGCGCACGGCGCGGTTCCCGAGCTGCTGTACGCGACGTTCCAGGTCACGTTCGCGATCATCACGGCCGCCCTGGTCAGCGGCGCGATCGCCGACCGCGCGAAGTTCGCCGCGTGGATGGTGTTCGTCCCGGTCTGGACGGTCGTGGTGTATTCGGTTGTGGCGCACTGGGTGTGGGGGCCCGGCGGCTGGCTGGCCAAGCTCGGGGTGCTCGACTACGCGGGGGGCCTCGTCGTCGAGATCGTGTCCGGTTCCTCGGCCCTGGCCCTGGCGCTGGTGCTCGGGCCCCGCATCGGCTTCAAGAAGGACGCCATGCGGCCGCACAATCTGCCGCTGGTGTTGCTCGGCGTCGGGCTGCTGTGGTTCGGCTGGTTCGGGTTCAACGCCGGTTCCGCCCTGGCCGCCAACGGGACCGCCGCGGCGATCTTCCTCAACACGCTCGTCGCCGGGTGCCTGGGCATGCTGGGCTGGCTGTCGGTCGAACAGATCCGCGACGGCCGGCCCACCACCTTCGGCGCGGCGTCCGGCGTGGTGGCCGGGCTGGTCGCCATCACGCCGTCGTGCGGAACCGTCAACACGCTGGGCGCGGCGGTCGTCGGGCTCGCGGCCGGGATCGTGTGCTCGTTCGCGGTCAGCGCGAAATTCCGCTTCAACTACGACGATTCGCTCGACGTGGTCGGTGTGCACTTCGTCGGCGGCGTTGTCGGGGTGTCGTTGATCGGGCTGTTCGCGACGGCGGTCATGACGTCGGGCCCGCGGGGCGTGTTCTACGGGGGCGGCTTCGCCCAACTGGGCAAGCAGGCGCTCGCGATCGTCGTCGTCGCGCTCTACGCCTTCACGGTGTCGTTCGTGCTCGCGAAGGTGATCGACCGGGTGATCGGCTTCCGCGTCACCGCCGAAGACGAGACCACCGGCGTCGACCTCACCCAGCACGCCGAGACGGCCTACGCCGAGGGCGTGCACGGGCACCTGCCCCAGAGCCGCCCGGGTTCGTCCACCCGCTGA
- a CDS encoding DNA-3-methyladenine glycosylase yields MAARQLLVDPVAAAHRLLGATLTGRGVSALIVEVEAYGGVPDGPWPDAAAHSYRGISGRNAVMFGPPGRLYTYRSHGIHVCANVSCGPDGTAAAVLLRAAALEEGTDTARARRGELVRGAALARGPGNLCSALGITMDDNGIDVFDPASPVTLELNEPLGAVSGPRVGVSQAADRPWRFWLPGRPEVSAYRRSPRAPAPGASD; encoded by the coding sequence GTGGCCGCACGCCAGCTGCTCGTCGACCCCGTCGCGGCCGCTCATCGGCTCCTTGGCGCCACCCTCACCGGGCGCGGCGTCAGCGCCCTGATCGTCGAAGTCGAGGCGTACGGCGGCGTTCCCGACGGCCCCTGGCCGGACGCCGCAGCGCATTCCTACCGCGGCATCAGCGGGCGCAACGCGGTGATGTTCGGGCCCCCCGGCCGGCTCTACACCTATCGCAGCCACGGAATCCACGTGTGCGCCAACGTCTCCTGCGGCCCCGACGGGACCGCCGCGGCCGTGTTGCTGCGGGCCGCCGCCCTCGAGGAGGGCACCGATACCGCGCGCGCCCGGCGCGGCGAGCTGGTCCGCGGTGCCGCGCTGGCGCGGGGCCCGGGCAACCTGTGTTCGGCCCTGGGAATCACCATGGACGACAACGGCATCGACGTTTTCGACCCCGCCAGCCCGGTGACCCTGGAACTCAACGAGCCGCTGGGCGCCGTGTCCGGTCCGCGCGTCGGGGTCAGCCAGGCCGCGGACCGGCCGTGGCGATTCTGGCTTCCGGGCCGCCCGGAGGTGTCGGCGTACCGGCGCAGCCCACGCGCGCCGGCACCCGGCGCGAGCGACTAG
- a CDS encoding bile acid:sodium symporter family protein → MRCGMRQADCAAHRRAIALPPLSAPTWSVMDNRYWPLVVVVVMLALGLTLTVADFKRAATMRKPLAVALVCQSLLLPTLCLVIAEASHLEPHLAVGLMLMAATPGGTMSSILSHLFNGDLALNLTLTAINAVLSIVALPAILAVSMTWFLGGGRFLPLQVDKFFTVFGLVLIPIAIGVAVRHRFPELAGRLQKPVRIVALALLVVAVLGAVAGGRTTLWHHFGALSGAVVAFCAVSLTVGYLAPRLMRLAPRQAVAVSLEVGMHNAVVAMGVALSPQLLNSAEMAMPAALYSAVAPLLAVTFVFLARRVDPAFRAVAAPAPA, encoded by the coding sequence ATGCGCTGCGGGATGAGGCAAGCTGACTGCGCGGCGCATCGTCGCGCCATCGCCCTTCCCCCGCTGAGCGCACCAACGTGGAGCGTTATGGACAACCGATACTGGCCGCTGGTCGTCGTGGTGGTGATGCTGGCCCTCGGGCTGACGCTCACGGTCGCCGATTTCAAGCGGGCCGCCACCATGCGCAAACCACTGGCGGTGGCGCTGGTCTGCCAGTCGCTGCTGCTGCCCACCCTGTGCCTGGTGATCGCCGAGGCCTCCCACCTCGAGCCCCATCTGGCGGTCGGGCTCATGCTGATGGCCGCCACCCCCGGCGGGACGATGTCCAGCATCCTCAGCCACCTCTTCAACGGCGACCTCGCCCTCAACCTCACACTCACCGCGATCAACGCCGTGCTGTCGATCGTCGCGCTGCCCGCGATCCTGGCCGTGTCGATGACCTGGTTCCTCGGCGGAGGCCGGTTCCTGCCGCTTCAGGTCGACAAGTTCTTCACGGTGTTCGGCCTGGTGCTCATCCCGATCGCGATCGGGGTGGCCGTCCGCCACCGCTTCCCGGAGCTGGCCGGGCGGCTGCAGAAGCCGGTCCGCATCGTCGCGTTGGCGTTGCTGGTTGTCGCCGTGCTCGGCGCCGTCGCCGGAGGACGAACGACGTTGTGGCATCACTTCGGCGCGCTCAGCGGAGCCGTCGTGGCGTTCTGCGCCGTGAGCCTGACGGTCGGCTACCTGGCGCCGCGCTTGATGCGCCTGGCACCCCGGCAGGCCGTGGCGGTCAGCCTGGAGGTCGGAATGCACAATGCCGTGGTGGCGATGGGCGTCGCGTTGAGCCCGCAGCTGCTGAACAGCGCCGAAATGGCCATGCCGGCCGCGTTATACAGTGCCGTCGCACCCCTGCTGGCCGTCACCTTCGTTTTCCTCGCGCGCCGGGTCGACCCCGCCTTCCGCGCTGTCGCCGCGCCGGCCCCGGCCTAG
- the tyrS gene encoding tyrosine--tRNA ligase codes for MSSGILDELGWRGLIAQSTDLDALAAEAQRGPMTVYAGFDPTAASLHAGHLVPLLALRRFQRAGHRPIVLAGGATGMIGDPRDVGERALNEADTVAEWTERIRGQLERFVDFDTSPTGAVVVNNLDWTAPLSAIEFLRDLGKHFSVNVMLDRDTIRRRLEGEGISYTEFSYLLLQANDYVELHRRYGCALQIGGSDQWGNIIAGVRLARQKLGATVHALTVPLVTAADGTKFGKSTGGGSLWLDPAMTTPYAWYQYFFNTADADVIRYLRWFTFLPADELAELERATAERPQQRAAQRRLARELTVLVHGEAATEAVEHASRALFGQGELDRLDEATLAAALREASVAELKPGGPDGIVDLLVASGLSESRKAARRTVGEGGVSVNNVRIDSEEWAPQPTDFLHGRWLVLRRGKRTIAGIEKV; via the coding sequence ATGTCTTCCGGGATCCTTGACGAGCTGGGCTGGCGCGGGCTGATTGCGCAGTCCACCGACCTCGACGCGCTGGCCGCCGAGGCGCAACGCGGGCCGATGACGGTGTACGCCGGTTTCGACCCCACCGCGGCCAGCCTGCACGCGGGGCACCTGGTGCCGCTGCTGGCGCTGCGCCGGTTCCAGCGCGCCGGCCACCGCCCGATCGTGCTCGCCGGCGGGGCCACCGGCATGATCGGGGACCCCCGCGACGTCGGGGAGCGCGCCCTGAACGAGGCCGACACCGTCGCCGAATGGACCGAGCGCATTCGCGGGCAGCTGGAGCGCTTCGTCGACTTCGACACGTCCCCGACCGGGGCCGTCGTCGTCAACAACCTGGACTGGACGGCCCCGTTGTCGGCCATCGAATTCCTGCGCGACCTCGGCAAGCACTTCTCGGTCAACGTGATGCTGGACCGCGACACCATCCGGCGGCGGCTGGAGGGCGAGGGCATCTCCTACACGGAGTTCAGCTACCTGCTCTTGCAGGCCAACGACTACGTCGAACTGCACCGCCGGTACGGCTGCGCGCTCCAGATCGGCGGCTCCGACCAGTGGGGCAACATCATCGCCGGGGTCCGGTTGGCCCGCCAGAAGCTGGGCGCGACGGTGCACGCGCTGACGGTGCCGTTGGTGACCGCGGCCGACGGCACCAAGTTCGGCAAATCCACCGGCGGCGGCAGCCTGTGGCTCGACCCCGCGATGACCACCCCGTACGCCTGGTACCAGTACTTCTTCAACACCGCCGACGCCGACGTGATCCGCTACCTGCGCTGGTTCACCTTCCTGCCCGCCGACGAGCTGGCCGAGCTGGAACGGGCCACGGCCGAGCGCCCGCAGCAGCGTGCCGCCCAGCGACGGCTGGCCCGCGAGCTCACCGTGCTGGTGCACGGGGAGGCGGCCACCGAGGCGGTCGAGCACGCCAGCCGGGCGCTCTTCGGGCAGGGCGAACTGGACCGCCTGGACGAGGCGACACTGGCGGCGGCGCTGCGCGAGGCGTCGGTCGCCGAGCTCAAACCCGGCGGCCCGGACGGGATCGTCGACCTGCTGGTCGCGAGCGGGCTGTCCGAGAGCCGGAAGGCCGCGCGCCGCACCGTTGGCGAGGGCGGGGTGTCGGTCAACAACGTCCGGATCGACAGCGAGGAGTGGGCGCCGCAACCCACCGACTTCCTGCACGGCCGGTGGCTGGTGCTGCGCCGCGGCAAGCGCACGATCGCCGGGATCGAAAAGGTCTAG
- a CDS encoding DUF732 domain-containing protein has translation MVTMTSLRRVEWAVLRVLGVSACVAGMAAPLAAPVRADMRGNAFLMALSNAGITYPHPESALALGQSVCPMLVMPGQSFDSVADEMASRSGLGYESAGLFTIVAVANYCPAVIAPLLQNRLTAY, from the coding sequence GTGGTCACGATGACATCACTCAGGCGTGTGGAATGGGCCGTGCTGCGCGTCCTGGGGGTGAGCGCGTGCGTGGCGGGCATGGCCGCGCCACTGGCGGCGCCCGTCCGCGCCGACATGCGGGGGAACGCGTTCCTGATGGCGCTCAGCAACGCCGGCATCACCTATCCGCACCCGGAGAGCGCCCTGGCGCTGGGCCAGTCGGTGTGCCCGATGCTGGTCATGCCGGGCCAGTCGTTCGACTCGGTCGCCGACGAAATGGCCAGCCGCAGCGGCCTGGGCTACGAGTCGGCGGGCCTGTTCACCATCGTGGCGGTGGCCAACTACTGCCCGGCGGTGATAGCGCCGCTGCTGCAGAACCGGCTCACGGCGTACTAG